One Brassica napus cultivar Da-Ae chromosome C4, Da-Ae, whole genome shotgun sequence genomic region harbors:
- the LOC106430000 gene encoding protein FAM136A yields the protein MDHIAAAEEQIVSERLRRKLEEVNVAAQSQLSPIQDHINFTLQQAYFKCAYECFDRRRNQEDISNCVEHCSVPVVKSQQHFENEMAQFQERLNRSLVVCQDKFEAAKLQKIRPEAVNEMESCVHKAIEENLNTLPHIVQRMKTAFNIAN from the exons TGCGGCGGAGGAGCAAATCGTATCGGAGAGGCTAAGAAGAAAGCTTGAAGAAGTTAATGTAGCAGCTCAGTCTCAGCTTTCTCCTATCCAAGATCACATCAATTTCACCCTCCAG CAAGCCTATTTCAAATGTGCATATGAGTGCTTTGAcagaagaagaaatcaagagGATATTAGTAACTGCGTCGAGCACTGCAGTGTCCCCGTTGTCAAATCTCAGCAGCATTTTGAGAATGAAATGGCTCAGTTTCAG GAAAGACTGAACAGATCATTGGTGGTGTGTCAAGACAAATTTGAGGCTGCAAAGCTCCAGAAGATAAGGCCTGAAGCGGTTAACGAAATGGAGAGCTGCGTGCACAAAGCCATTGAAGagaacctcaacacattacctcACATTGTTCAGAGAATGAAGACAGCATTTAACATAGCTAACTAA